A segment of the Xenopus tropicalis strain Nigerian chromosome 6, UCB_Xtro_10.0, whole genome shotgun sequence genome:
CAACCACTAACACCCAGATCCACCCTCATTATGCCAAAAACCTCCCATGATCCACCCAAAATCCAACTCTCCTCTAATCTGTCTCTTGGGCCCTGCCCCACCATGGGGCGCTTGATTCAGTCACCCTCCTGAAAGCTACCCAGCTCTTGTACAGTATGTTGGGCAGACTATGAAAGAATAAAGCAGAAAGCATATTACAGATATCAGTGGATCTGAGCAGGAAAAAGAGGCAAATACCAACAGCAAACACAGTGTATGAATCTATATATTCAGTAGGACATGTGGCAGGGGGTTTGGGGCTGATTAGGAAACggcccacagacagacagacataggaaCATCAtacaaaatagtttatttttacaaaacagaaaaCTAATGACATTATTATGAATTCTACACTGAATTATAAACATGGTGCCTGGTTTCCATCGGTTCCTCAGAGCCATCACTGCGCAACTTTACGCCCGTACCGGCTTCTGCACTAATTTTTTGTAGTCGTCGGTGGCTTTCTTCAGCTTCTGGAAATATTCATCCATTTTCCTCTGGAGTTTGCCCAGAATCTGCAGGGAAAAAAGGAGAGAGAATATTTTGGTTGCTGCTGTCAAATTCATGGGTGGAGtaaattttaaaagatttatatGAAACAGGGAGGGAAGCAGGGAACTTACGGCCTGATTGTGTTGGTTATTTTCATTCTCGCCCAGAGCCAGTCGGAGATGGTCAATAGCTGAATAAGGGAACCAGACCAACTGAGACGTTGCAGAGAGAGGAGCCTGAGAAAAATAGATATGTCACCACGTCATGATATTTACTAATATTATTCTTTGTACAGTGCTAGCCTGCTCAAGTGGGACTCCCAGTCCAATCTGGATGAAACCCATGGAAACAAATAACACACAAACTCCATACAGAGAGTGCCCAGGGTAGAAATAAACTCAGCTCCCCAGGGATACATGGCAGCCATGCTAACCCAGCAATGTCCCCTAGCCTAGCTGAATGAGGAATGTCTCTGGGGCTCAAAATAAATCCATATTCTGTGGCACAGAACACAAACGCACCATGCAAATATTCAGTGATGGCTTCTGTATGAGCGTCTTTATGTAACAGGGAGGCACTTACCTGTATTCCAAAATACTGGTGGCCTTTGCCTAGAAGTGCGTCTACATATTCTAACACCAGCTCTGCAGCCTCTTCCAGCAGGTCATACTTGAGGTAAAGCCGGAGCAGTTCTGCTGCATCCATAGCCTGAAATTGGACACGCATTTGCAGAACGTTACTGCCGGAGAAACAACCGCTAGAGCTTTAGTATGGAGGAAGTGACTGACAGGGACTGGGAGGCCTGGGCCGGTGTGGGAGGCTGCTACCCAGCAGTATAAAGCAATAGGATACATACCTTGTAACGGTTTATTAACCAGTTGGGCAGAGGGACTCCGTGAGACAGCAGTTTATTTAAGATACAGTGATGATACATTGTGTTCTTTGACTCGTATTTATCCAGATAGGAGATCATTAACCGCCATGCTTGATCTGTAGCACTAACAGGAGATGGGACATAGGTCATCAGTGTGTAACCTGTCTGCATGTAAG
Coding sequences within it:
- the LOC116411671 gene encoding nuclear pore complex protein Nup160-like → MISYLDKYESKNTMYHHCILNKLLSHGVPLPNWLINRYKAMDAAELLRLYLKYDLLEEAAELVLEYVDALLGKGHQYFGIQAPLSATSQLVWFPYSAIDHLRLALGENENNQHNQAILGKLQRKMDEYFQKLKKATDDYKKLVQKPVRA